Part of the Drosophila pseudoobscura strain MV-25-SWS-2005 chromosome 2, UCI_Dpse_MV25, whole genome shotgun sequence genome, GCCCATGAGAAAAAAGAGCACGATGATGAAGACGGCGACGATGAGGctgatggagatggggatgccGATGCGGAGGTCGACGATGACGACACTGACCCAAATGGAGAGGGCgaggcagatgcagatgcggatgtggatgccCAGAACGATAACGATAATGAGACCGAACCAGCTTCCAAACAACAGCGCCGCATATCCGAAAGTGATTCGCAACATTCCGGCATGCTGGACTATTTACCTCTGCACGTGACCATCAACGAGCTGCCCAGTCAGTTGCTGCCCGGCACTCCATTCCCTCCAGCAGCCACGGTGCCGCAGCCATGCCGCATCACCATCAAGAAGGTGTCGGCGCCCGTGGCTCAGATGGCTGCACCCAGCACGCCACCAAACGTTGCGCAGTCTCATGAAATTACGTCCAAGGCTACCATCACGCCCTTAGCAGCCTCCGGCAGCTGCTATACGCCTTCCACGCGTATTCCGCAATCATACGCCTCCCGGCAGCTCCAGTCATACCAGCTGCAGCACCTCTCCCCCATCGCCCCGCCACGCGACTCCCTGGAGCTGTTCTTTGACAGCATTTGCTCCACCGTCAAGTCGCTACCGCCAAAGCTAGCTACCGAGGGCAAGATCCGTGTCATGCAGCTGATCGGAGAGCTGGAGCTACGCGCCCTCAGCGACCAGGACTGCCCGCAGGCCACTCAACCTAGTCTCGATCTCGCCACTTGCGCACCGCCTACCCCAGATACGcctggcagcagccagcagaatGCAACGGTGGCATCCACGACAAAGTAGCTCGCAGCATGCGGCCCACTCAACCCATGGAATCAGTTCAAAGCAGGCTCAAGTTGCTCTCGTTAGTACAGTAGACATTGATAAAGTAGAGTTTCTGGTGCTTGCATCAGTTTTTATAAGTTTGTTAATCGATTTtcattaataaatttatttattaattgttATAGTAATCTTCCTATCATCTGTAGAATGTCATCAGTGAGAGACGGTCGGTTTTATAAAAAgtaattaattacatttaattgTAAAGATTTTCCAAAGCAAGTGTTATAAATTATTCACTTAGTTGTAAGCATATATGTAAGTAAGACTGCATCTAGAAGGCCGGCTTTCCCTCCAACATGGCCTTGCCGCAGAAGAACGGAAACTGCACGCCCTGGAGCAGCATGTCCGCGATGCCCTGCGAATAGTAAAAAACGGAAAGAGTTTCTTGTTTAGCAAGTGGTGGATTGGATCATATCCAACCGAACGTTATCGTGTTTGTCCACATTTTCCGTAAAGCCCCTCCCAGTATTCCCGATAAAGTATGGCACATGAGTAATTGTGAAGAAATGTACTTTTCTGTGATAAGCAAGAGCCGCATGCAGCACCTGTTTCGTAGCGATGACCTCACCCGTGACgaccccaccccacaccatGCTGGTATTTCCCGGACTCACCGACAGGGCGGGTATGCAGGAGGCAAATGCATAGACCCAGATGTAGAAGAAGGCGCAGAAGAAGGCCACGAAGAAGGAGACGAACCAGAAGACCAGCAGCCAGAAAACAAACCACAGTGGATTGACCATCTTGATGTGTAGAGTTTCTTGTTCGACGTAATTCGAGCTGCAAGATAAGATAAATGAAAGAGATGTCTTTTAGAGGGTCTGAACAAATTGCGAATCTTATCAGATCACCACAAcccattaaaattaaaattcttgACTTTTGATTGCGTCTTAGTTGATAGTTGATTTCCATGAAGTAATCCTATTGTTTTACTTGTATTAATGTAGTATTACTAGTCTGGTATGCATTTCGTAAGGCTTTTCCCCGAAACTGCATTTGCATAGCAGCTTTCTTTCAGCTAGATTTCACTTTTGTATACTTGAGAGCCCCAAGTTCGTGACAAGCACTCTAGCTACCAATTTGGTATGGCTTTCGAGCGTCAGAGCCGATTCTGGATGTCGCCGCGCCTGCCCAAAGAAGGCAGCTTGAAAGTAGAAGGCCTCCCGGGAGGGAGCTCTGAGGTCAGGGAAACATTTCAGTTTTATTTCGAGACTGCGATTAGAGAATCATGCTGATTACAGGCCTCCAGCTAGATGTCGTCATTATGCAAATATCGTTGCTAGTACTCATATTTTATGTAGTTGGGGTGTGTCTTCGACTTAAGTCATCAGTGAAACAATTgtggaacaacaacaaaccgGTTGGCACAATTAACACTAGGAATGaatacaatattttaattagCCAGGCACCCGCCAGTGCGTATCCCACATTTGCAGTTATTCAGGCAATTAATCGCTGTACACTCAACTATGCGTGAAATTtataaatacttttttttatcgCGCACACCCACGTAAGGCAATCAAAAACAATGCAAACAACGAAAAGCACGGAATCaaaacaaccaaccaaccaaaagATTCAAAAGCTACTGCGAGATCGGCGTCCGGGAGGCACGAGAGACTCTGAGAGAATGTGTGATGGCAAAGtcaacacaaaacacaaaccgGTGAAACAAGTAGGGTAAACTACATATGTagaagtacatacatatatagctaTGAATATGATCGCATGGTATAAGTATTTTAGGTGATCAAGCTATACGTTagtatttcttttttccaacatcaagttttttttttttggcttaaacTAGCATATTTTGTCACATTTTTAAAGTCTTACAACTAGTTGTAATGGAACTTAAGAGTTCTGAAAAGTTAATGAAGGCAGAAAATCGGTAATGAAAACTTTGCAGCTAAAGCATACAGTTTGGCtactatatatttttcaatagCGAAATTTTCCGATTTGTAGCTATTTTGCTCGAAATGATGACTTCAAAAACTTGGGAATAGTCGAAGAATATAATTTTccgtttatttgttttcataAAAATACATAGGCACAAAAGAAGACATTGTttaagatatattttattaatatctTAGTATGAACACTCAAGAGAGTATAACCGTTTTAGCAATCATCTTCAGTCATTTTAAAACATAATTTAGCTACACATTTGCTAAAAATTTGTATGAACAATGGACACATTCCCGGTTTTCGTTTaaacaattttgaatttttcattgGGGACTGAGGTGACAAACATTTCATCAATTCTATAATATAATAAAGCGAGGCGCTAAAATAGGCATTATTAAAGGTAAAACTCAAATATGTTGAAGATAGCATATTTCATCATATATTTCCCCGGATAAGCGGCCCGCGACTTTAAGCGCGCGAGGCTGTGGCCTCATCAACTGCTGGGCTTCAGCCTCGAGACGTGGATTGTCGATATATTTTAAACTACAtatatcttccttcacagagtACTCATATACCCTACATTTTGCCGAGTCGTAATCCATTTCACCCTGCCCAAAGGTACTTTTTTGGGAAATGTGCTCGTAACTTTGCCCTTTTAAGTAATTTTTTCTCCATCTTTTCAAAAACATGAAaatagtcaaaatacaataaatttgtttgaattaaaaaattgttgtttCGGTCACCTTGATCAATTCCTGAGTTTTGGGAAAACGAGCAACTGTAGGTCAtcacacatttacatatatgaaATGTTTGTGTTGGGTTCCGCAGCTCGATATTATCCTAAATCTATATAGCATAGCCAGTGGTCCGGCAGTAGAGTAAAATCCTATCATTGTTTGCTACTTGCACTGCCCACTATACCAGACTGTAGCctatatatgtaggtacgtacatatgtacatatgctcCCTTACACAGCAGTCTATGCAGCCGCTCTCTCGCGTCTTTCTTTCGCattctctatcgctctctgtCGATCTGTGGCCCTCCCGCTAGCATTGGACATGGGCAATTCGGCACGCCTGCCCTTGAGTTTAGTCTTGATCTTGCGCTCACTTCTTGCAAGTCCATTGGGAAAAGTTCTTCAATCCGGCTACGTGTTGATCCGACCCCCCGCGTCTTTAATCTGACCCTATCTTTGTACGAGGTAATTATCAAACAGACTCCTCGTTCTGTCGTCGTGAACCTTTCTAGAACCTCTCGCATTCCCTTCCACTCTGTATTACAGTATATACCATCCCCCTCAATAAATCGTATTAAGTGTATTAAAGCCTACCAAAGAACAAGAAAGGTTTTTATAGTTAATAACTTGGAATGcccttatatatatatgtatttatgtataaaatCCGCAAAGAGCCTGTGCATGTGAGATTCTTGAGCTTGGTAACTTTTTGAATTCAACATAAGGCGCACGCTGAGATATACCTACCTCTAAGTTGGTCATACCATGCATGAGAGAGTGTTTACCGATGCAGGGCTTTCAGCTAAAGCTAACGCTGATGCTTTTACTCAAAAAGATACCGAGAGTTGATCAACATGTTTAAAGATTGAAAGTTAATAAGTCTTTCAAATATCGGTATACAGTATATTCTTCGGAAATGAATactataataatgatattgTTGACTACCTAATCatcatacaaaatataatatagTAGAAATCCAAACTGCACCTCTGGTTATTACATTATAGTGCCTTTTCGGAACTTTCTAGAGACTTCTAGAGACTACTTAAAGAGCTATGGAATTACGTTTCTCAATCGAAtcttaaaacaaaatttagttGGACCTCAGTCGTAAGCTTTCGAATGCTGCATATAACAGAATTTCagcggcagagggagagagagtgagagagcgttTTGTTACTGACAACAACTTTTGCACACAGCTGAAGGCTGAAAGCTCTCTGCGGCGCTTGTCAATGTTTTCATATCAAATTTCCTCCATGTACAAAAAAAGTTTCATCCCGGACGCCGACGCTTACTTTCTCCGCATTTCGTCGTCGCACCGCATAGAGAACGGTAATTCCGATTGGGGCTCTGATTCCTAGCTGGCGGTCTGTACGGTCCTCTCCGAAAAGTGCAGAGTAGAGCCGTTGTAGAGAAAGGAGGTGATTGGCAGTGACATTTTCAGTGACGCTTTGCTTCGATCAGATCAGTGGCAAATGCTTGCAAAATAAATACGGTAAATACTTGTACATGTTGTGGGTATAGCATACTTTGCGGCACaaaacagctgcagcagaggtgtgtgtacgtgtgtttgtgtgtgcgttctGCTTGTTTACTTGTGTGGGAGAGAGCTGGTACATGGTGTTGTAAGGGTATAGGTACGGCTTGTAATATTTACAGAACAGCGTGATCGATTTTTGGGAGTCTTACAGTGGTaaccccaaaaacaaacaattggTGATAAGACCTTTGTATGTATGAACGTATGATAAGACGTTTTATTCCACATAGTGTAATCTTAGATTTAGTAGTACTCGCACAAGTGGATGGAGGAGCAGATGTGGAAGACTCCAACTAGTAGTAGTGCGAATGCAATTGTTTAAACATCATTAGAGCCTGCCCATTGACAAACCAATATAACAATAGGGCATTAATAACATTTACCGAGCCGAGAGCGTGCttgacaaataaataaacaaacgacCACTCGAGATAATGAAATTTCGTGGGgaagaaaaacaacagaaacaacagtaAATGCCGCAAAGTGTTGAAGAGGGGCGCCGAGAGCGTAAAAAGTTCCGAAGCTAAATCGTGGAGCTTCTAAAGCTTTTTGCCaaaaatacaaagagagagccagagggaaagagagagcgtTGCGTTACCGTGTAACAGTCGCAGTAGATTTGTATCTCCGTTATATTATTCCATTCAGTCCATTCCATTTATGATAtttagctctctctctctctctctcttggcgCCGCTCTCTCTGGAGCACCATCACTCAAATTGAGTGTGATGCCTGCTTCGTCCCTTAAAAATCACACTCAACGAAATAGGAACCACAAACAAAGCACTCAACAAAGCCACTCAGCTCTCTAGACTTCGTTTTCTCTCGGCTCGGACGGTGGGTATATTGGTGGGCTTGCCTCAATCTTTCAATATTTTCTCGGCCGCGGACAACGACACAacagaaatttgttttaatcTTGGCGGTTCAGAAAGTTCGGTTCATATATCCCATACAAAATATCAATATTGATAAATTCGCGAAAAAACATcgcatacaaaaatattattgaaaTCTGTACGAATATATGTTTAAGATTCCTTTCCATGATGCTTCATGCTTCGTGCTTCGAGCAGCAGGCAACCACGTAGCGCGTTGCGAGCCACTCTGAGGCGGCAGTAGTTTTCAGTGCGCAAAATACAAGCGAATTTCAGATAAAGCAAAACGAAGACTACTCCAATTCCATTTCAAAGGAGAGCCACAGGCATCAGAACACCAGCACACCagcaccagtaccagtaccagcacACCAGAGTGTTTCTCTTTCTGCCTTTGTGTTGGCCAGCTCTCAAACAAGCACActcacacagccacacactaCACACTCATACCCAaccacacatacatagatgtatatgtatatgtagatgCCTGCATGCATATGGCATAACATAGGCAGAGGAAGATATTCATTAGCTGGATTTTCGAATTCCTCAGTGCCCCTGCCCGGTGACAAAGTGAAGTGAAACCGAAAGAAATCTCCCCTAATACTAGTATGAGTAGTATCTTGCAGTTTTCGAAAACTAGCTGAGCGAAATATTGGAAATATTTGAAACAAATTAACGCAAACAGTGACATGTTGTGAGAGTGGAGTGAAATACCTTCAGCATCTACAGCTGGTAACAGCGCACAAAGGTGAGTATTCGAGCGAGCAGGCGggatatattatatattcctcCAGCATTGTTTTGAGCCCCGAACTTTTCCTCCTTTTcaccattttttgttgttcgatTTTCGCATTTAACGATTTTTGATGAGCTCCGTGATCCGTAAAGTCTTCAGCAATTTGGGGCACGCACAACAGCACGGCGAAAAAGAATGCCCCGGGCCAGGAGTCAGAGCGGTAGCGGGAGTGTCTTACAAATTCATAATTTGTCTGTTTACACAACTcgcacatatgcatacatatatatactgaTATATACACGGTCCTGGTCATTGGTATTGGTGGTTTATCGAGTGGTGCCGTCCTCTCCCTGTTGAGCTGTTTTCCTGCTTTGCTGTTTGGGGCTGCCTCAATGTCTGCCCGCTTGGCCCATTTTGAGGCCCATCCATCGAGCGACGgcgaaatgtattttttttttgtggggcacGTAGGCTCCATAACTTCCGCTCGGTCGGCTCACGCGCACACCTGTACCCACTCTCAtcgggacacacacacacacaaagcacacacactATACACAATACATGGGCATTCTTTTTGGCAACCCACATTGAGGACTGAGAGCTGGGGCACATTTAAAATTCTGATGAAAAGacacttttattttattttcctgCTCTGTCTCTTGCCTCACTGCTGTGTGGCGCTCCTCTTTCTTCGCTTCCACTTTCATTTCTCTTGATTATGGTGCCCCCAAGTGGGCCACgagtatatgtgtgtgtgtgtatggcaTCACTTTTGCTTAATTTGCAGTAGTGCTgcgtataaatatttttctagaTTTGCTGTGACCCATTCcctcagtcagtcagtcagtcagtcccCATGCCATCCCAAGCCGGGGAGCTCTCGCACACAGCTCGCTTAACTCAACTGTCGATTTATCACACTTAACCCATGCATACACCCCCCATCATCATACACCATCATCAGCCACACGATCATCGCCCTCCTCCACAAACGGCTTATTAGATACAAACGCTGATTAGTTGCCCAGATTCATGAGATTGCGTGCCGGACCCGGCTCAGtgcagttcagttcagttcagccCTGCTCTATTCCATGCCACTCTGTTCGGCTCAGTTCGGTGGTTCGGCTTCAATCATGGGGGATTATTTTCATGTCGCATTCAAAGATAcccagatactcgtacacatacacacacacatatgtatgtttggaTGTGCTGTATCTATGAGAGCGCTTAAATGTGTTCAACTATTTTGCTGGGTCTATTATGCCCGATAcggctgttgtttctgttcttTTATGTGAACTGCATTCTAGATTGAGATTTATGTTGCATATGCAACATACAAACATACCATCACACTGCACATTTAATaacatttttgttattttcccTCTTCCGTACACAAtcaaatttatgaaaatagaCTTCAATATTTCTCTATGTTCACATTTGCGATAGTGGGCttgaaatatgtttaaaatAACCAATTATTGTAAATTGTATTCCTTTGAACGTATGTGGGCTTTTGTGAGCAGTAGAATTTTCTAttcaaaatatatcaaaaacattttttatctCAAATTTGCAGTCCCCAAGAGCTCTCTCAATTAAATTATAACAAATGTAGCATTTTATTATAGTATTCTGTTGATAATATTAgttattttgtatattaagAAACAGTTTTAAACGAGAATTATGAGATTTTTTATGGCCTATCTTCAGATAcaaaataaactttaaaataTTGAATTCTGCCTGGTTATTTCGCACGTTAATCCAGGGAAAACGCCGTTTATAATGCTATTAAATCTCTCTTTAAACCTAATGTGACAATAACGTGCCTTCGGGCATTgaacatttaaattaattgcaaagGAATGCCGCCGCTTGGACTTCCGGTTATCACCAGCTTATCCAAACCATCCATCCATGCCaccattcatccatccataTCCAACAGTTTCGCACACAATGCATCCAATCCCCACTTGAATGCAATTATCGTCCGCTGCATAGGGCAGAGCACGCACtgtgatagagagagagagggggagaggctGCTGGACTAGAGCCAGCTGCAGTGCATGGGGGATTGGAGTTAATTGAATCAGTTTCAAAAATATGATTAACTCACAAAGGAAGCCGTCTGGCGTGGGAACTCCGGCTGCAACTCAAACACGGAGCCGTGAACTCTCCGGGCTTTGTGTGCGTGGAAATCGCTCACACAAAAGCCTAGCCACAAAGCACGGAACTTggagaacacacacaaaacgcaCAGAACACACAAAGGAAACAGCAAGAGGGCGCAATGCTTAAAGCGTGAAGCACTTGAGAATTGTTTTGCGTTGCCTTTCGCctttctcctctctcctctctctctctcgtattTCCCTTATTTTTCGGCACTTGAGGGGGCTGGGTAATATTTTACGCCTCGTCGAATGCTGAATGCAAAATGGAAGCCACCAAGGAGTTGGCTCTCCGATCATGGGCCCTGCGGTCCCTGCGGGCTGTAGCACTCTTTTCGACTTTATTCGGCTTGCATTCGCTCGCTAAGGAATCgtcaacacacacatatacaaaaatacatacattgcATATATAAATGTAGGTAAACGTATATTCTTGGCAGGAAGCAcgcaaaaatatgcaaataaaacgCCATAAAACAATGCGAAGgacaaaccaaaaaacaaacaaacagaacagcATAAAAAGCCAGCaataaaattgaaagaaaGGGGACAGTTTTATACCCTCGGCAAATATGAATATTGAATGAAGAGCTGAAGGAACGTCTCCGACCAGCCAAGGATTTAAATCTAGAGTTCTCGGGCGAGATTTTCAGGACTGTCGGCAGCTATATTTCCATTCGTATAACATCAGAGTTGTCTTTAAATCTTGTACTGATTAATGGCTAATATCAATCGAAGTTTGGCTTGTGTTATGGTGTGTAGAAATATTCATATCCCCAAGAAGGAGAATACTAAACCCCCACATATTTCGAGGTCCCATGTTTTGCGTTGGCTCGAAAGAGTATGCCGGGATTCAAATGCAGCCAAGTGGCTGTTCCCCGGATCGGTACAGACAGGCACTCGTGGAGCATTGTAAATGGGCCCTTGCTCGACCGTTTGAGCAGCATTAAAACGCAATTTTATTGCATACCCTCGGGGGCTCTGGGGCAGCCATCATTGTCTAAGGGGCCAGCGATGACGATGGGCGATGTGCGATGACAGCCCCTGCCAAACCGAGCCAAACAAAAGCAGGACTCACGCAACAGAAACGGAAAGCATTAGGGAAGGAGGGCCAGCAGCTTGGGGCAGGATCGGGAAAAGGGAATTGTTTAACATTAGTTTTATGCGGTGGTTTTTATTT contains:
- the LOC4801387 gene encoding uncharacterized protein: MVNPLWFVFWLLVFWFVSFFVAFFCAFFYIWVYAFASCIPALSGIADMLLQGVQFPFFCGKAMLEGKPAF
- the Ravus gene encoding bifunctional lysine-specific demethylase and histidyl-hydroxylase NO66, which codes for MANLQLTQEKLDALRSEYRPRRPCAQLKYPRPKTKPEYQAIYPWLLPDETDPHFVFCAVCECRLSCKRSDLGKHEGSIKHSENAQRKSLVPKIEEDAVAASGIMKWEYTDEQEGLMLYGAAHEKKEHDDEDGDDEADGDGDADAEVDDDDTDPNGEGEADADADVDAQNDNDNETEPASKQQRRISESDSQHSGMLDYLPLHVTINELPSQLLPGTPFPPAATVPQPCRITIKKVSAPVAQMAAPSTPPNVAQSHEITSKATITPLAASGSCYTPSTRIPQSYASRQLQSYQLQHLSPIAPPRDSLELFFDSICSTVKSLPPKLATEGKIRVMQLIGELELRALSDQDCPQATQPSLDLATCAPPTPDTPGSSQQNATVASTTK